AGCACGTCGCGCAGCACCCGGGTAAAGGCCAGTTCGTCCAGCCCTTCGAGCACGAAACGGATGCCCAGCGGCACCTGGGGCTCGGTCATGGCGCGCGCCTCATGGCCTCACCCTAGCGCCCGCCCCCGGCACGCCCACCAGAACGCGGCCTACAATGGCGCCCATGACCGGCCCCGACGACCTTGCCCACGAAGGGACCCCGCCCCTGCTGTCACCCGAGGACGGCACCCAGGGCCGCGTGTACCTTGAGCGCCTGAACGGCGCGGAGTTGCACTTTGAGGTGACCGGCGACCCGGCAGGCGACGCCCCCACGCTGGTGTTCCTGCACGGCGGCCCCGGCTACAACAGCTATTCCTTCCAGGCCCTCTTTGGAGACCGCCTGCCAGAGCCGGCCGTGTTTCTGGACCAGCGCGGCTGTGGCCGCAGCGGCCCCCTGGCCGACACCGACCAGGGCGACGAAACCCTGGACCTGGACACCCTGACGGGCGACCTAGAAGCCCTGCGCGAGTTCCTGGGGGCCCGGCAGATTGTGCCGCTGGGCCACGGCTTCGGGGCGCTGGTGGCGCTGGAATATGCCCGGCGTTACCCGGCGCGCACGGCGCGGGTGGTCGTGGTGAACCCCTGGGTGCATTTTCCCGAACTGGCCCTGACCCTGCTGCGCGAGGCCAGTGAGCGCCGGGGCGTGGCCCTGGAAGACCCCGCCGACGACCTGCGCGCCCGCACCCCCGAAGGCCAGTACCCGGCGGTGGGCGGCGCGCGCGTGGAGGCGGCCTTTGCCCTGCTGAACGCCCGCGACCTGCTCAACGCCCTGCAGTTCAAGGACAACGCCAGCCGCATGCACCTGGAATTCACCGACGCCGAGGGGCAACTGCTGGGCGGCGGCGAGGTGGGCGACGCCCTGGTGGCCCAGGGCCTGTGGGAGTTTGAATACCCGCCTTTTTTACAGGAGATTCGCCGCCCGGTGTTCGTG
Above is a window of Deinococcus multiflagellatus DNA encoding:
- a CDS encoding alpha/beta fold hydrolase, which gives rise to MTGPDDLAHEGTPPLLSPEDGTQGRVYLERLNGAELHFEVTGDPAGDAPTLVFLHGGPGYNSYSFQALFGDRLPEPAVFLDQRGCGRSGPLADTDQGDETLDLDTLTGDLEALREFLGARQIVPLGHGFGALVALEYARRYPARTARVVVVNPWVHFPELALTLLREASERRGVALEDPADDLRARTPEGQYPAVGGARVEAAFALLNARDLLNALQFKDNASRMHLEFTDAEGQLLGGGEVGDALVAQGLWEFEYPPFLQEIRRPVFVIAGAHDHTSYPEQVAWVADLTGGDVTVLDAGHYPWLDDEDAFAEALDDALSR